From the genome of Campylobacter lari:
TTTTAGATGAATGCGAAAGTATTATCTATCTTGATTTTGATGTTTTACTTTTAAAAAGTATAGATGAACTTAGTAAATTAAGAGCTAGAAAATATCATTTTGGTGCAAGATTAGGTAAAACATTAATTCACACAGCACTGCCTTTAGAAAAAAAATATTTCAATAAGCGTGTATATCAAACAGGAATTTTAGTCTTTAACGATCTTATACCAAATCCTTCACAGTGTTATCAATTCATTTATAATTATCTTTCACAAAATACTAAAAATTGGCAAGATCAAGGAATTTTTTCCTTAATGGTTTATGAAAATCACTTTAAAGTCAAAGATTTAAAAGACAAATACACTGGAAGTACTCATTATCTTACAAATCTTACACAAAATGCTTCTATAGTTCATGCTTGTGGCACCAACAGTCGTTTTTGGAATAGTAAATTTTGCAATCAAACATGGCCTAAATGGCAAGAATATTATGAAAAATGGTTAAAATTTGGAGGAAGTAAATATATAGGCTCTTTTCACAAAGACAATAAGCAATCCATCCAACGCACAAGATATCATTTATCATACAAACTAGGTTATGCCTTTATAGAGTGTGCTAAGAATAAGAAAAAAATTCCTTTTTTACCTTTTACTCTACTAAAGATTTATTACAAACACACAAAACTAGCTAAACAATACCAAAAAGATTTGAAAACAAAACCTTACCTTAAACTTCCACCTTTATCAAGCTATGATGATTACAAAAGCGAAGGTATTAAAAATCAAAATACTTATTCTTATAAAATTGGAAAAGCCCTTATTAATGCTCAAAAAAGTTGGTATAAAGGTGGTTATATAAAATTTATAAAAGAACTTAAATGCTTTTCTAAAGAATATAAAAACAAACAAAAATAAAACTTTTCTCATCTTATTAATATTTTTACAATATAATCAAACATTTTAAAAAACTATAAAAAAGGAGTTAATATGAAATTGTTAAAATTGCTCGCTGTAAGCACAATTTTAGGTGCAAGTTTATTTGCTAATGAAGTTATCACTGTAGGTGCAACACCTGTTCCTCATGCTGAAATTTTAGAACAAACTAAAGATTTATTAAAAAAAGAAGGTTACACATTAGAA
Proteins encoded in this window:
- a CDS encoding glycosyltransferase codes for the protein MKHKLGILLAATKNSSFTIGTLLINIMDVMGEKVDIFYILHDGFSLNDQNIMQKIVKNKTIKFILFTQEDFLTTLDKNQNDINNLFFLKRWTHMAFARFEAFKFLDECESIIYLDFDVLLLKSIDELSKLRARKYHFGARLGKTLIHTALPLEKKYFNKRVYQTGILVFNDLIPNPSQCYQFIYNYLSQNTKNWQDQGIFSLMVYENHFKVKDLKDKYTGSTHYLTNLTQNASIVHACGTNSRFWNSKFCNQTWPKWQEYYEKWLKFGGSKYIGSFHKDNKQSIQRTRYHLSYKLGYAFIECAKNKKKIPFLPFTLLKIYYKHTKLAKQYQKDLKTKPYLKLPPLSSYDDYKSEGIKNQNTYSYKIGKALINAQKSWYKGGYIKFIKELKCFSKEYKNKQK